One genomic region from Muriicola soli encodes:
- a CDS encoding TraR/DksA family transcriptional regulator, which translates to MGQDLKVRYTDKELEEFRVLIEEKIEKAKSHLDLLRSSYMNDGNNGTDDTSPTFKAFEEGSETMSKEANTQLAIRQEKFIRDLKNALLRIENKTYGICRVTGKLINKERLKLVPHATLSIEAKNMQK; encoded by the coding sequence ATGGGACAAGATTTAAAAGTTAGATACACAGATAAAGAACTGGAAGAGTTTCGAGTTTTGATAGAGGAAAAAATTGAAAAAGCGAAAAGTCATCTCGATTTGCTGCGCAGTTCATACATGAATGACGGCAATAATGGGACGGATGATACCTCCCCAACCTTTAAGGCCTTCGAAGAGGGTTCTGAAACGATGAGTAAGGAGGCAAACACACAGTTGGCCATCAGGCAGGAAAAATTTATCCGGGATCTGAAAAACGCCTTATTACGTATCGAAAATAAGACCTACGGAATTTGCAGGGTTACAGGGAAACTCATTAATAAAGAGCGACTAAAACTTGTGCCACACGCAACCTTGAGCATCGAGGCAAAAAATATGCAAAAGTAA
- a CDS encoding lipoprotein signal peptidase gives MNLKKSLILIFLILLIDQISKIYIKTHFILGESIDVFSWFKILFIENEGAAWGTKLSDILPISDSSGKLVLTIFRLFAITGIGYWLWDSIRKAASKTLVIAVSLIFAGAIGNIIDSLFYGMLFDDSYNTVATFLSDEPYGKLFYGKVVDMLYFPMIDTVWPYWVPFVGGDDFRFFEPVFNIADTAISTGVGILVVFNKKAFGKKDEVKVEADQKV, from the coding sequence ATGAATCTCAAAAAGTCCCTTATTCTGATTTTCCTGATTTTATTGATAGATCAGATTAGTAAAATATATATCAAGACCCATTTTATTCTGGGAGAATCCATTGATGTATTCAGTTGGTTTAAGATCTTATTTATTGAAAATGAAGGTGCCGCCTGGGGAACAAAACTTAGCGATATCCTGCCTATTTCAGATAGTTCCGGGAAACTTGTCCTGACTATCTTCAGACTTTTTGCCATTACAGGAATTGGTTACTGGCTTTGGGACAGTATTCGAAAAGCAGCGTCCAAGACTCTCGTCATAGCCGTTTCTTTGATTTTTGCGGGTGCAATAGGTAACATCATTGATTCTCTTTTCTACGGAATGCTTTTCGACGACAGTTACAATACTGTGGCTACTTTTCTTTCCGATGAACCTTACGGAAAGCTATTTTATGGGAAGGTTGTAGACATGCTGTATTTTCCAATGATTGATACTGTATGGCCATACTGGGTTCCCTTCGTGGGAGGGGATGATTTCCGTTTCTTTGAACCGGTTTTCAATATCGCGGATACCGCCATTAGTACTGGGGTAGGGATTTTGGTAGTCTTCAACAAAAAGGCATTTGGCAAAAAAGATGAAGTTAAAGTTGAAGCCGATCAAAAAGTGTAG
- a CDS encoding 5-formyltetrahydrofolate cyclo-ligase, producing the protein MLKKDLRTHFLELRKNTSDAIIEEASLVLANSLLAMPIWGHTYYHIFLHSAFKKEIDTGPIITLLRGKDKEIIIPKIAPQNQLQHFLLTDSTTLKPNNWGIPEPEHGIKVSPSEIEVVFVPLLAFDRKGHRVGYGGGYYDSFLSECNENTEKIGLSLFDPVDVISDSKPHDIPLDYCVTPEKIYTF; encoded by the coding sequence ATGCTAAAGAAAGATCTCCGAACGCATTTTCTTGAATTGAGAAAGAACACTTCCGATGCAATAATAGAGGAAGCTAGTTTAGTATTGGCCAATAGCCTTTTGGCCATGCCTATTTGGGGCCATACTTATTATCACATTTTTCTTCACAGCGCTTTTAAGAAAGAGATTGATACGGGGCCCATTATTACGCTTCTCAGGGGAAAGGACAAAGAAATTATCATTCCCAAAATTGCTCCCCAAAATCAACTGCAGCATTTCTTGTTAACAGACAGTACCACCCTTAAACCCAATAATTGGGGTATCCCTGAACCTGAACACGGTATAAAGGTTTCTCCGTCTGAAATCGAGGTAGTTTTTGTTCCCTTACTCGCCTTTGACCGCAAAGGCCACAGGGTGGGCTACGGAGGAGGTTACTACGATAGTTTTCTATCAGAATGTAATGAGAATACTGAGAAAATCGGTTTGAGTTTATTTGACCCCGTCGATGTGATTAGTGATTCTAAGCCTCACGATATCCCATTGGACTATTGCGTGACACCTGAGAAGATCTACACTTTTTGA